CCAAAAAGAAAGCGGCAGCGGAGGAGAAAGCCAAACTTCCGAAACCATATAACGATAAAGAAGACGCAGAAGCGAAAATAGCTGAATTGGTTAAACAAGCCCAGGCAGAAAATAAAAATATTATTTTGCAAGCCGGCGGAAACTGGTGTATTTGGTGTTTACGTTTTAATAATTATGTACAGACAACACCGGAATTAAAGGAAATCGTAGATAAAAACTATCTGTACTATCATTTAAATTATTCTCCGGAAAATAAAAATGAGAAAGTTTTTGCGAAATACGGAAATCCAGGGGAGAAATTTGGCTACCCCGTTTTTATAGTGTTGGATAAAAATGGAAAACAAATCCACACCCAGGACAGTGCAATCCTTGAGGATGGAAAAGGATACAGCTTAGAAAAAGTAAAAGATTTCTTTACGAAGTTTGCACCAAAATCATAATAAAAAACCGAGAATTAATTCTCGGTTTTTTTTATAAAAATTTCTTAATGATATTAAGTTTTTTGTCAGTATAAGGAGGATATTTAATATCGGGTTCACCCCAGGTCAAACGATCCAAAACTGCTTTCTGGTGAGAAAAAGCTTCAAAGCCATACTTCCCATGATAATTGCCGATACCGGAATTTCCTACGCCTCCAAACGGCAAGTAATCATTGCTTAAATGCATCACTACATCATTAATACAGCCGCCCCCAAAAAAAATCTTAGCGATAAAACTTTCTTTCTCTTCGGAGTTATCTGTGAAAAGATAAGCAGAAAGCGGCTTTTCATAATTCGAGATCTGCATCAAAGCTTCATTAAAATTTGTAAAAGTTAGAATCGGCAAAATAGGTCCGAAAATTTCTTCCTTCATTACTGCATCATCCCAAGATACATTGTGTAAAATAGTGGGTTCAATATATCTGTTAGACGCATCTGTTTTCCCGCCTACAAATATTTTTTCCGGATCAATTAATTTACGGAGCCTTTCGAAATTCCTCTGATTAATTATTTTGGTGTATTGTTCTGAATCAGGTTGATAGTCAAATTTTTGAATAAATGATTTTAAAGAATCCATGAAACTGTCTTTCACTTTCTCATCAACTAAAATGTAGTCGGGCGCAACACACGTTTGTCCCGCATTCAAAAATTTTCCCCAAACTATTCTTTTTGCCGCAACTTCAAAATCAGCACTTGAGGTTACAATAGCCGGGCTTTTTCCACCCAATTCCAAAGTAACTGGTGTTAAATTTTTTGCGGCAGCTTCATAAACGATTTGACCAACTTTCGGACTTCCCGTAAAGAATATTTTGTCAAACTTTAGTTTTAAAATCTCCGTTGTTTCTTCTACACCGCCTTCTGCGACAAATAAATATTCTCTAGGGAAATTTTCATTGATGATTTTCGACATTGCTTTCATGGTATTTTCTGCAATCTCGCTGGGTTTTAAAATACAGGTGTTTCCTGCAGCCAAAGCAGCTACAACTGGTGAAAGCGACAATTGATAAGGATAATTCCAAGCTCCAATAACCAAAGCACAACCCAGAGGTTCCGGGTAAATTCTGCTGGAACCCAACTGATTGGCTAAATTTGTACGTACCTTTTTGGGTTTTGCTAAGGATTTGAGATTCTTCAAAAAGTAATCAATGTCTTTAATAACAAAAGAAATCTCCGTGGTGTAAGTGTCGAATTTAGATTTGCCAAAGTCCTTATAGATTGCTTCGTAGAGTAAGTCTTCATTTTTTTGAATTACCTCTTTTAGTTTCTCCAGATACATTTTTCTAAAGTTCAGACTTTTTGTTTTTTGACTGTTAAAAAATTCTTTTTGCTCAATGAAAATATCTTGAAAATTCATTACTTTTATTTATTAAAATTAGTGGGTGTAATATGCACTGCATTGCGAATATTGCAGTGTTTGTATAAAATTCACAGCAACTTTAATCCAAACAAATTTAGCTTAAAAATAATTGACATCTTTACGAAATGGATTTTAAAAATAAAATAGTTCTTATCACAGGCGGCTGTTCCGGAATTGGAAAAATTATGGGCCGTAAATCTCTGGAAAGAGGTTGCTCTAAATTGATCATTTGGGATATTAACGAAGAAGGTTTGACTCAAACTAAATCAGAATTTTCCAAATTGGGTGGTGAAATTTTCACTTATAAAGTGGATGTTTCCAATCTTGATGACATTAAAATCAATGCACAACGTGTCAGAACAGAAGTTGGTTCTGTGGATATTCTAGTTAATAATGCCGGAATTGTGGTCGGGAAATATTTCCATGAACATACGCACGAGCAGATCGAAAAAAGCATGCTGATCAATTCGAATGCACCAATGCATCTTACACTGGAGTTTTTACCCGGAATGATTTCAAAGAATTCTGGAGCGATTTGCAATATTGCTTCCTCGGCTGGACTGATTTCAAATCCGAAGATGTCTGTTTATGCAGCGTCAAAGTGGGCGACAATTGGTTGGGGAGATAGTGTTCGCCTCGAGATGGGACAGTTAAAGAAAAATGTTTCGGTAACGACCATCATGCCTTTCTTTATTAATACAGGTATGTTCGATGGTGTGAAGTCGAAAGTGCTTCCGATTTTAGAACCTGAAAAGACGTCTGAACGAATTATTAAAGCAATCGAGAACGAAACAAAAATGCTGGCAATGCCGCTTCCATATTGGTTTATTCGCTTTTCGCAAGGGATTTTACCCATTCCTGCTTTTGATTGGGTGATGGAAAATGTTTTTGGAATTTACGACACGATGAAGGAATTTACGGGAAGAAAATAAGTTTTAAGGCTCAAAAATTTTACTTAAATTTGTGCAAGTAAAAAGTAAAAGAAAGAATGAATTCCTACAAAAACCCTCTTGAAGAACGCTATTCAAGTGAGGAAATGCTCTATAATTTCTCTCCCAACAACAAGTTTAGAAACTGGCGAAAATTATGGATCGCTCTGGCCGAAATCGAAAAAGATTTAGGTTTAGATATTTCCGACGAACAAATTGCACAACTCAAAGAAAACGCTGAAGACATTGATTATGTAAAGGCTGCTGAATACGAAAAGAAATTCCGTCACGACGTGATGGCACATGTTCACACGTATGGCGACGCTGCTCCTTTAGCAAAAGGAATAATTCACCTTGGAGCCACTTCGGCTTTTGTTGGCGATAATACCGACTTAATTCAAATGCGCGACGGTCTTCTATTGATCAGAAAACAATTGGTCAATGTGATGAAAAATCTGGCTGATTTCGCTCTTCAATACAAAGATTTACCGACTTTAGGTTTTACCCATTATCAACCGGCACAGTTAACAACCGTCGGAAAACGGGCCACTTTATGGTTACAATCTCTAGTTTTAGATTTTGAAGAATTAGAATTTTTCATTGAAACTTTAAGATTTAGAGGTGTAAAAGGAACGACTGGAACAGCCGCAAGTTTTTTAGAATTGTTTGATGGTGATTATTCCAAAGTAAAACATTTGGATAAAGAACTTTCAAAGCGTTTTGGTTTTGATAAAGTGTTCGGAGTTTCGGGACAAACTTACGATCGAAAAATCGATGCAAAAGTGGTCGCATTGCTTTCTAACATTGCGCAATCTGCTCATAAATTTACAAATGATTTACGGTTGCTTCAGAATTTAAAAGAAATTGAAGAACCTTTCGAAAAGAATCAAATTGGTTCTTCTGCGATGGCTTATAAACGAAATCCAATGCGTTCGGAAAGAATAGGCGCTTTGGCAAAATTTGTGATGTCATTGTCTACAAGTTCCGCAATGGTCGCATCTACACAATGGTTTGAAAGAACTTTGGATGATTCTGCCAATAAGAGATTAACCATTCCCCAAGCGTTTCTTTCAGTTGATGCTATTCTGATGATTTGGAATAATATCATGAACGGAATCGTGGTTTATGAAAACAGAATTCAGAAACATATTATGGATGAACTTCCATTTATGGCGACCGAATATATTATTATGGAAGAAGTGAAAGCCGGCGGTGACCGTCAGGAAATTCACGAAACCATCCGCGTTCATTCGATGGAAGCGAGTAAAAAAGTTAAAGAGGAAGGAAAAGAAAATGATTTAATTGCCAGAATCATGAACGACACTTCCTTAAAAATGGATAAATCGAAAATTAGAGAAGTGCTCGACCCGAAAAACTTCATCGGATTCGCGCCGATTCAGACGCAGGAGTTTATTGAAAATGAGGTAAATCCAATTCTGCAAAAGTATGCCGACCTAATCGGGTTAAAAGCCGACCTTAAAGTATAAATTATTAATGCAGTCTTTTTGGCTGCATTTTTTTTATATTTTTTATCAAGTAAATGAATCTTATAAAGTCCTGAAGGGACGCTTTAATAAAGAATAGGATAAGATCCTATTTATAAAAATTAAAAATGAAAAAAAGAATCTTCGTAGAAAAAAAAGGAATTTTCGATGTTGAAAGTCCGCAGGTTTTTAATGAAATAAAAAATATTGTTCCGACTATTAAAGATGTTAAAGTCTATAATGTGTATGATGTTTTCGGTGTTAATGACAATGAGTTCTCAAGGGTTATCAACAGTACTTTTGTAGATCCGGTGACCGATATTTTGCATGAAGAAAATCCGGCAAAAAGCACTCATTTCGCGACTGAATATCTGCCTGGACAATATGATCAACGTGCAGATTCAGCACAGCAATGTATTGCCTTATTAACTGCAAATGAGAACGGTAAAGTAAGAAGTGGAAAACTCGTCGAATTATTCGGAGTTTCTGAATCTGACGTAGAAACCATTAAGAATCATTTGATTAATAAGGTTGAATCTCAAGTTAAGGATTTATCAAAATTAGAAATTCCGTCAGAAGAAACTCCTGATCCGGTTATTGTTCATGAAGGCTTCACTGATTTTTCTTCAGAAGAATTGAAAGCCTTTTATGACCATCACGGTTTTGCTTTAGATATAGATGATTTAGAATTTATTCAGAATTATTTTAAAACAGAAAATAGAAATCCAACAGAAACAGAACTTAAAGTTCTAGATACGTATTGGAGCGACCATTGCCGACATACGACTTTTGAAACTGAACTGACTGATATTCAGTTTAATGATTCTTTTAAATCGACTTTAAAAACGATTTTTAATGATTATTTAGAAAAGAGAAAATTCTTGGGCCGTGAAGCGAAACCAGTTTCTTTGATGGATTTGGCTACGGTTTGCGCAAGATATTTTCATAAGACAGGTAGATTGGAAAACCTGGTTGTTTCCGATGAAATAAATGCCTGTACGATTGAAATAGAAGCAGAATTCGACGGTAAGAAAGAACCATGGTATCTGTTATTTAAAAATGAAACCCATAATCACCCAACTGAAATTGAACCTTTTGGTGGTGCCTCAACTTGTTTAGGTGGTGCAATTCGTGATCCTTTATCCGGACGTGCTTTCGTTTATCAAGCGATGCGTTTGTCCGGAGCAGCCAATGTTTTAGAACCAATTTCTGAAACTTTACCAGGTAAACTTCCACAACGTACCATTTCGAAGCAAGCCGCAAACGGTTATTCTTCCTATGGAAATCAAATTGGTTTAGCCACGACTTCAGTCAATGAAATTTACCACGATGGCTACAAAGCAAAACGAATGGAAGTTGGTTTTGTCGTTGGTGCAGTTAAAAAAGATTGGGTGAAAAGAGAGCAGCCTCAAAATGGTGATCTCGTTATTTTATTAGGTGGCGCAACCGGAAGAGATGGCGTTGGAGGCGCAAGTGGCAGTTCTAAAGTGCAGGATGAAACCTCGATTCATACCTTGTCAACTGAAGTTCAGAAAGGAAATGCAGTGGAAGAACGTAAAATTCAAAGACTCTTTAGAAATCCTGAAGTCACGACTTTAATTAAAAAATCAAATGATTTTGGTGCGGGCGGAGTTTCTGTGGCAATTGGTGAAATTGCTGATTCACTGGAAATTAACCTCGATATTCTTCCTTTAAAATATGAAGGTTTAAATGGAACTGAACTTGCGATTTCTGAATCACAGGAAAGAATGGCAGTTGTTATTGAACCGAAAGACAAAGAAAAATTCATCAGATTCTGTGAAAAAGAAAATATAAAAGCCGTAGAAGTTGCGAAGGTGACCGATTCTGATAGAATGCAAATGTTTTGGCAGGGAAATAAAATTGTCGATTTAAGCCGCGCGTTTTTAGATACCAATGGTTGTGCAAAAACTCAGCATGCAGAAGTTTCGCACTTGCAACTAGTTGAAAATGAGTTGGTAAAATTCGATGAAGAAAATTTTTTCAAAATCCTTTCCAGTAAAAATGTCGCTTCCCAAAAAGGATTGGCTGAAATGTTCGATGCTTCTGTAGGCGGAACTTCTGTGGCGATGCCATTTGGCGGAAAACATCAGTTAACCGAAATGGAAGGAAGTGTACAAACGCTGCCGATTTTAAATGCTAAAAACATCGAAACAGTGTCTATGGCCTCTTGGGGATTTGATGCTGATATATCATCGCAAAACTCTTTGGTTGGCGCTGCGAATGCCGTCGTTGAAAGTGTTGCGAAGATTGTTGCGATGGGTGGAGATTATAAAAACATCCGTTTGAGTTTCCAGGAGTATTTTGAGAAATTAGGAAATCAGCCTGAGAAGTGGGGGAAACCATTGACTTCTTTGCTTGGTGCGTATGATGCGCAAATGAATTTTGAATTGGCCGCGATTGGTGGTAAGGATTCAATGAGTGGAAGTTTCCAGGATATTCACGTTCCACCGACCTTGATTTCTTTTGCTTGTGCGAACGGAGAAAAGAAAAATATCATTTCACCGGAGTTCAAAAAAGTCGGAAATAAACTATACTTATTCAACCATATTTCGCAAGAAAATGGAATGCCGAATTATGAAGATTTGAAACACATATTTGATTTTATATTTGAAAATATTAAGTCTAAAAAGATTGTTTCGGTGAAGACGATTAAAGAGGGTGGAGTTTCAGTTGCCTTAGCAAAAATGAGTTTTGGTAATCATCTTGGAGCAGAAATTAAAGTAGACGAAGATTTACTTTTAACAAAGAATATTGGAAGTTTAATCATAGAAAGTTCAGAGGATTTAGAAAATGATTTACTTCAAGTTATTGGTGAAGTGTCAAATTCTAATAGTTTGAAAATCAGTGGTTTTGAATTCAAAATCGAAAAATTACTTGAAGTATGGAAAGGCACTTTTGAAGAACTGTTTCCAACCAAAGAAAAAGCGAAAATGGTTGTTGAAATTGATTCAAAATTGAATTCGATTCAGCCAAGAACCATTCATATCTTGAAACATCAATTAGCAAAACCGAAAGTTTTTGCACCGATTTTCCCGGGAACAAATTGTGAATATGAAACTCAAAATGCGTTTAGAAAAGAAGGCGCTGAAGTTTCAGGGTTACCCTTAATTAATCTCAATCACCAACTTTTAAATGAAAGTTTGGATGCCATGATTTCGGAAATTAATCAGTCCCAAATTTTAGTTTTATCGGGTGGATTTTCTGCCGGAGATGAGCCCGACGGTTCAGCAAAATTCATCGTCAATGTTTTGAAAAATGAGAAGATGAAAAATGCAGTTCATCAATTATTGGAACGTGACGGAATGATTCTCGGAATATGTAACGGTTTCCAGGCGTTGGTAAAATCTGGATTGTTGCCTTATGGTGAGATTCGGGATTTGGATGCGGATTCGCCGACTTTAGCACATAACGCAATCGGACGTCATATTTCTCAAATGGTTGATGTGAAAGTAGTCAATGACGATTCTCCTTGGTTAAAAGGAATGAAAGATCAGGTCTTCACTATTCCGATTTCACACGGTGAAGGACGGTTTATGGCTTCCGAGAAGGTGATTCAGGAATTGTACGAAAATGGTCAGATTGCAACGCAATACATTGATCACGACGGAAAGATTGTACACGGAATGCCGTTCAATCCAAATAACTCACTGTTCGGAATTGAAGGTCTTACTTCAAAATCCGGAAAAATATTTGGTAGAATGGGCCATCCGGAAAGATATGCCGAAGGGTTGATGAAAAATATTCCAACTGCGAATTATCATAATATTTTTAAAAACGGAGTGGAATATTTTAAATAAAATATAAGTGATTTAGCTTATATTAGTGGATTATAAGTGAAATCGATTATGTTTTGTTATTAGTGTAAAAGTATAAATTATTAGCTTTTTACCTTATATTTTATACTTATAAGGAATATTGCTTATATTTGTAGCATGATTGCAATTATTACGGGTGATATTATTAATTCTCAAAAGTCCGATACCGAAATTTGGCTGCCAAAATTGAAAGAATTAATGGCGTCTTGGTCATCGACTCCAGAAAATTGGGAAGTGTATAGAGGAGATGAATTTCAATTGAAATGTAGTGTTGATGGCGTGTTCCATAAAGCGTTG
This DNA window, taken from Kaistella carnis, encodes the following:
- a CDS encoding thioredoxin family protein → MVESDSLAILEAKKKAAAEEKAKLPKPYNDKEDAEAKIAELVKQAQAENKNIILQAGGNWCIWCLRFNNYVQTTPELKEIVDKNYLYYHLNYSPENKNEKVFAKYGNPGEKFGYPVFIVLDKNGKQIHTQDSAILEDGKGYSLEKVKDFFTKFAPKS
- a CDS encoding aldehyde dehydrogenase, yielding MNFQDIFIEQKEFFNSQKTKSLNFRKMYLEKLKEVIQKNEDLLYEAIYKDFGKSKFDTYTTEISFVIKDIDYFLKNLKSLAKPKKVRTNLANQLGSSRIYPEPLGCALVIGAWNYPYQLSLSPVVAALAAGNTCILKPSEIAENTMKAMSKIINENFPREYLFVAEGGVEETTEILKLKFDKIFFTGSPKVGQIVYEAAAKNLTPVTLELGGKSPAIVTSSADFEVAAKRIVWGKFLNAGQTCVAPDYILVDEKVKDSFMDSLKSFIQKFDYQPDSEQYTKIINQRNFERLRKLIDPEKIFVGGKTDASNRYIEPTILHNVSWDDAVMKEEIFGPILPILTFTNFNEALMQISNYEKPLSAYLFTDNSEEKESFIAKIFFGGGCINDVVMHLSNDYLPFGGVGNSGIGNYHGKYGFEAFSHQKAVLDRLTWGEPDIKYPPYTDKKLNIIKKFL
- a CDS encoding SDR family oxidoreductase; this encodes MDFKNKIVLITGGCSGIGKIMGRKSLERGCSKLIIWDINEEGLTQTKSEFSKLGGEIFTYKVDVSNLDDIKINAQRVRTEVGSVDILVNNAGIVVGKYFHEHTHEQIEKSMLINSNAPMHLTLEFLPGMISKNSGAICNIASSAGLISNPKMSVYAASKWATIGWGDSVRLEMGQLKKNVSVTTIMPFFINTGMFDGVKSKVLPILEPEKTSERIIKAIENETKMLAMPLPYWFIRFSQGILPIPAFDWVMENVFGIYDTMKEFTGRK
- the purB gene encoding adenylosuccinate lyase, with translation MNSYKNPLEERYSSEEMLYNFSPNNKFRNWRKLWIALAEIEKDLGLDISDEQIAQLKENAEDIDYVKAAEYEKKFRHDVMAHVHTYGDAAPLAKGIIHLGATSAFVGDNTDLIQMRDGLLLIRKQLVNVMKNLADFALQYKDLPTLGFTHYQPAQLTTVGKRATLWLQSLVLDFEELEFFIETLRFRGVKGTTGTAASFLELFDGDYSKVKHLDKELSKRFGFDKVFGVSGQTYDRKIDAKVVALLSNIAQSAHKFTNDLRLLQNLKEIEEPFEKNQIGSSAMAYKRNPMRSERIGALAKFVMSLSTSSAMVASTQWFERTLDDSANKRLTIPQAFLSVDAILMIWNNIMNGIVVYENRIQKHIMDELPFMATEYIIMEEVKAGGDRQEIHETIRVHSMEASKKVKEEGKENDLIARIMNDTSLKMDKSKIREVLDPKNFIGFAPIQTQEFIENEVNPILQKYADLIGLKADLKV
- a CDS encoding phosphoribosylformylglycinamidine synthase, translating into MKKRIFVEKKGIFDVESPQVFNEIKNIVPTIKDVKVYNVYDVFGVNDNEFSRVINSTFVDPVTDILHEENPAKSTHFATEYLPGQYDQRADSAQQCIALLTANENGKVRSGKLVELFGVSESDVETIKNHLINKVESQVKDLSKLEIPSEETPDPVIVHEGFTDFSSEELKAFYDHHGFALDIDDLEFIQNYFKTENRNPTETELKVLDTYWSDHCRHTTFETELTDIQFNDSFKSTLKTIFNDYLEKRKFLGREAKPVSLMDLATVCARYFHKTGRLENLVVSDEINACTIEIEAEFDGKKEPWYLLFKNETHNHPTEIEPFGGASTCLGGAIRDPLSGRAFVYQAMRLSGAANVLEPISETLPGKLPQRTISKQAANGYSSYGNQIGLATTSVNEIYHDGYKAKRMEVGFVVGAVKKDWVKREQPQNGDLVILLGGATGRDGVGGASGSSKVQDETSIHTLSTEVQKGNAVEERKIQRLFRNPEVTTLIKKSNDFGAGGVSVAIGEIADSLEINLDILPLKYEGLNGTELAISESQERMAVVIEPKDKEKFIRFCEKENIKAVEVAKVTDSDRMQMFWQGNKIVDLSRAFLDTNGCAKTQHAEVSHLQLVENELVKFDEENFFKILSSKNVASQKGLAEMFDASVGGTSVAMPFGGKHQLTEMEGSVQTLPILNAKNIETVSMASWGFDADISSQNSLVGAANAVVESVAKIVAMGGDYKNIRLSFQEYFEKLGNQPEKWGKPLTSLLGAYDAQMNFELAAIGGKDSMSGSFQDIHVPPTLISFACANGEKKNIISPEFKKVGNKLYLFNHISQENGMPNYEDLKHIFDFIFENIKSKKIVSVKTIKEGGVSVALAKMSFGNHLGAEIKVDEDLLLTKNIGSLIIESSEDLENDLLQVIGEVSNSNSLKISGFEFKIEKLLEVWKGTFEELFPTKEKAKMVVEIDSKLNSIQPRTIHILKHQLAKPKVFAPIFPGTNCEYETQNAFRKEGAEVSGLPLINLNHQLLNESLDAMISEINQSQILVLSGGFSAGDEPDGSAKFIVNVLKNEKMKNAVHQLLERDGMILGICNGFQALVKSGLLPYGEIRDLDADSPTLAHNAIGRHISQMVDVKVVNDDSPWLKGMKDQVFTIPISHGEGRFMASEKVIQELYENGQIATQYIDHDGKIVHGMPFNPNNSLFGIEGLTSKSGKIFGRMGHPERYAEGLMKNIPTANYHNIFKNGVEYFK